A stretch of DNA from Desulfosarcina ovata subsp. ovata:
GGTCTCTATAAACTGAATGTCGAACACCCAGCTGAGTTGCAGCAATTTAAAATCGTTGATGCTCCGCATATGCTGAAACTTGGCCATGCGGTGCTGGCCGATGGCATCGATGATGGCGTCCGAGCAAGCCGGGGTATCGGCCAGGTACTGGACGATGGCCGGTTCGGGAACCTGGTCGTGCCGATAATAGTCGGCAAAAACCTTCCAGATGTCCAGCTTGTCGGCATCCCGGATCAGGCGCATGAACAGCGTGGTTTCCGCCGGTTTGTTGCCGGGCAGGGCCGGGGCGTTGTGGAAGCGGATGGCATCCAGGAGCAGTGCCCGACGATCGCCGTCCAGCCGGTCAAGAACGTTGGCGGTTTCCAGTACCTTTACGCCCAATGCCGCGTGGTTTACGGACTTATGATCATTGAAGGTGCCAAATCGTTGGTATTGCTCAAAACGGCCCACATCGTGAAAAAGCCCCACGGCCTCGGCCATGCGCTGCTGCCGCTCGGTCATGCCGATGGACCGGGCCAAATGGCAGATGTTTTCACAGACCCGTGCCGTATGGTCGATTTTAAGCGTATGCGGTCCGTCCGCCTCCGCGTCACCGGTCAGAAAATCGTGACTGTAAGTGTGAAACCAACTTTTCAGATGAATCAGTTGATCGTTCAACATGGGTGTGATCTATCCTCGTGGATGATATTTTTTATGGGCGGCCAGCAGCTGCCTTTGAGCCACATGTGTATAAATCTGGGTGGTGGCGATATCGGCGTGGCCCAGCATCATCTGAACCGCCCGCAGATCAGCGCCGCCTTCCAGTAAATGGGTAGCAAAAGAGTGCCTTAGGCTGTGAGGGGTAATCTTTTGCTTTAACCCGCATTGGCGCCCATAGCGGCCGATCAGATACCAGAATCCCTGGCGGGTCATGGCACTGCCCCGCCGGGTGACAAACAGCGCGCTGCAGGTTCGCGCTTTGAGCAATACCGGCCTGGCATGCGCCAGATAGTTGCGGATTGCCGCCAGGGCCACCCGGCCGACCGGAACGATCCGTTCTCTGGACCCCTTGCCGAACACGCGCACGAAACCGGCGTCCAGGTTGACGGCGTTGATTTCCATCCCGATCAGCTCGGAAACCCGCAACCCGGCGCCGTAAAGCATCTCGAGCATGGCGGTGTCGCGCAGCCCCTCGGGTTTGGCGGAGTCCGGCGCGCTCAACAGGGCCTCCACGTCGGCCACCGTCAGCACATCGGGAAGCTGCAGGCCGGTCTTGGGTAGATCGATCCGCTGGGCCGGATTTTGATCGATGATTTTTTCTTGGGTCAGAAACTTGAAAAAACCCCGCAGGCTGACCAGGTGCCGGGCCCGGGAACGGGCACCCAACCCAGCTTGGCGAAGCTCGATCAGGTATTTCAGAACCATGGCGGTGTCGATGCGGCCAACCGAAGCGATTTGTTGCTGCTCAATAAACCGGCCGAAACGCACCAAATCCGTCGTGTATGCGGAAATGGTTTTTTTGCTGAGCCCTTTTTCAACGGTCAGAAAGGCCAGGTACTGTTCCACCCGCTGGTCGTAATCGCCACCCGCCACCATGGATTAAATCTTCAGGATCGGATCAAAGGGGGCCGGGTCGTTGAGTACCCGGGCACCGTCCTCAGCGACCACGACCTGGTTTTCCATGCGGATGCCTCCCCATCCGGGCAGGTAGATTCCCGGTTCCACGGTGACGATCATGCCGGTCTCCAGGCGTTCATCCTTGATGGGACTCAAGCGCGGTGATTCATGGACGGCCAGGCCGGTGCCATGCCCCAAACTGTGTCCGAATCGGTCGACGAATCCGCTGCTGTGGATATAATCCCTGGCGACCCGGTCTACATCCATGCCGCTGGCGCCGGCACGGATGGCGGCAGTGGCCTTGTCACGGGCGGTGACCACGGTATCGAACACTTTTCTGAACCGGTCATCCGGCTGACCCATGACCACGGTACGGGTGGTGTCGGAACAATATTCGTTAAGGCGGGCCCCCCAGTCGAAAAGGATCGGCTCACCGGTGCTCAGTGGCCGATCCGTGGGAATGGCGTGGGGCAGGGCGCTGTTGGGACCCGAGGCGACGATTACCGGGAAGGATAGGCCCTGGGCACCGGCTTCGCGCATGGCCTTTTCCATGGACCAGGCCACCTGCTTTTCGGTCAATCCCGGTCGAAGACCGTCCAGTACCTGCACGAATGCCTTCTCGGCCAACCGCAGGGCGCTCACCGTGCGCGCCACCTCATCGTCGCTTTTGATTTTGCGCAGATTTTCAATCAGGTTTTCCGTCGGCACCAGTTCCATCGGCGGACTCACGGTGTTGAGGGCCTTGGCAAACGCGGCGTACTGCTTGTGGGACAAGCGCGCGCTTTCAAACCCCATCCGACGGATGCCCAGCGAATCGGCAATTCCGGGCAGTTCCTGCTCAAGGCCTTTTTTATAAATGACAACCTCATACCCGGCGGCTTCGCTTTTGGCCTGCAGGTCGTAACGGCTGTCCGTGGCCAGCACCAGACGGGTAGGGGTGATGATCAGCACACCGGCGGATTCGTCAAACTGGGTATCCTCACCGGTAAAACCACTCAGGTAAAAGCGGTTTTCCTGAACGGAAACCATCAGGCCATCCAAATCGTTTTTCGCCAGTGCGGCTCTGGTTTTCTCGATACGATTGGAAATAATGGGGGTCACCTTTTTCTCCTTTGCATTGGCTGGCCTGCTTTTACGCAATCCATTGACAGGCCTGTTCCTCTTTATTATGATCAAAGCGACTTTTCAAGCCACGCCCGTATAATTCATCCACCTTCACGCTTTCTATAGTGTTTAAGATAATGTTTTTTGTAATGTTCATACCCATCGTCAGATTGATCAGGTTTTGTACGGGAAACCCCTTTTTTGTTTTAGATAAACATGTACTTAGTTGAAAGGATTGTGACATGACCCATAACGTTGGAGTGCTGCTTTCCGGTTGCGGGGTGTTCGACGGTTCGGAAATCCATGAAGCGGTGTTGACCCTGCTTTTTTTGGACCGGGCCGGTGCGACGGTTCAGTGCATGGCACCGGATGCAGAGCAGTTGCATGTGATCGATCACCTGACCCAGACGCCCAGTGAAGAATCGCGGAATGTCCTGGTCGAATCGGCGCGTATCGCCAGGGGCGAAATCAAGGGTGTGGCCGCCGTTGGTGCGGATGATATCGATGCTCTGATCATTCCCGGTGGGTTCGGTGCGGCAAAAAACCTCAGCGACTTCGCTGTAAACGGACCGGAGGCAACGGTTCATCCCGACGTACAGCGCCTGCTCGATGAGATGGTTGCCAAATCCAAACCCATTGGGGCGATCTGCATTGCCCCGGCCACCCTGACCCGTGCCCTGGGAAGCCATTCGCCCCAGGTCACCATCGGCAATGATGTGGGCACGGCAGCGGCGATCCAGGCCATGGGCGGCACGCACAAGGAATGCCGGGTTGACCAGATCTGTGTGGATGAAGCCAACCGGCTGGTGACCACACCGGCCTACATGCTTGGGCCCGGCATTAAGGATGTGGCCATCGGTATCGAAAAGCTGGTCGAAAAAGTGCTCTCCCTATGCTGAAGATGGATGTTATCCGATGAGCACCATTGTCGGAACCAGCAATCGCATCATCGAAATCAATCTGTCGACGTCGGAGATTGACGAATTCGAGGTGACCGAGAACGATCGCAGACAGTACCTGGGCGGTAAGGGCCTTGGGCTGAAACTGCTCTACGAGCGGATTCAGCAAGGGGCCGAGCCGCTGGGTGAGGAGAACTGGCTGGCTTTCATGATGGGCGTGCTCATGGGCACGGGTGCGCCGTGCAGCGGGCGCTTTAGCGTGGTCACCAAATCGCCGCTTACCGGCATCATGCTCAGCGCCTCCTGTGGCGGCCCTTTCGGCATGGCTTACAAAACCGCCGGTTACGACGGCCTGCTGATTACCGGCAAGGCGACCTCGCCGGTGGTTGTGGTAGTGGATGAAGACGGGGCCAGAATCTCGAACGGCAGCCATTTGTGGGGACTGAATACCCAAGACACCCAGCAGCGGGTCAACCCGGAAGGAAAGGCCGGCGTCCTGGCCATCGGACCGGCCGGTGAGAACGGTGTGCGATTTGCCAACGTTGCCTCCGGTCACCGGTTTGTGGGGCGTGGTGGCGTGGGCGCGGTGATGGGCGCCAAAAATCTCAAGGCCATCGTTGCCCGGGGCAAACATTGCAAGATCGTTCCCGCCGATCCGAAACGTTTTGTCAAAGCCAAAAAACGGGCGTCCGCCTACATTGCCAGGAACCCAACGACAGCCGATGACTACCGCCATTTCGGGACGGCCAGCCACGTCAAGTGGTGTAACGCCGCCGGTATTCTGCCGGTACGCAATTTCAGCCGGGGAAGCCACCCGCAGGCGGATCAGGTCTCCGGTGAAACCATGCGCCAGCGCTACAACAGTCGCCCGCGGACTTGCAAACCCTGCTCGATTATGTGTGGCCACAAAGGGACCCTGCCCGACGGGACCACCTGCCAGGTTCCGGAATATGAAAGCCTCGGCCTTCTGGGGCCCAACCTGGGAATCTTCGAGCCGGATGCCATTGCTCGGCTCAACGAGCGATGCGGCCTGCTGGGCCTGGATACCATTTCAGCGGGAGCGGTCCTGGCCTGGTGTATGGAGGCCGGTGAAAAGGGGCTGATCCAAACCGAACTGAAGTTCGGCAGTGTTGACGGCCTCCACCAGGCCCTGGACGACATGGCCCACCGTAACGGCTGGGGCGATCAGATGGCCGATGGCACCCGGTGCCTTGCCGAAAGGTACGGCGGCAGCGATTTTGCCATCCATGTCAAGGGACTGGAAGTGCCGGCCTATGATCCCCGGGGCTCGTGGGGACAGGGATTGGCCTATGCCGTGGCCAATCGCGGTGCCTGCCACCTCTCTGCGGGCATGTTTGCCCTGGAGGTGACCTTTGGCCTGCTCGATCCGTATACTCCCCGCGGCAAGGCCCGATTTGTCCGATTTTTCGAAAACCTCTATGCCGCGGTCAACTCCCTGGTCACCTGCCAGTTTACCGCCTTCGCTTACACGCTGGAGCCGCCGGTGGTGAAATACACCCCTGCCTGGCTCCTTCGCTGGATCATGCGGTACCTGCCGTGGCTCGCCATCGGACTCACCGATGTCAGTGTCTATTCGGCGCTCTGGCGGTCGGTCACCGGTGAAAAACTGAACCAGTGGCAGCTTCTTTCCGCCGGTGCCCGCATCCATGTGCTGGAACGTCTGATGAATACCGGTGATGGCATTTCGCGCAAGGACGACACCCTTCCGCAACGGATGCTGACCCAGGCGCGCGGCGACGATCCCGAAGGCCGCACGGTTCCGCTGCAGTCCATGCTGGACGACTACTACCGGTTGCGCGGATACGACCTGCTGGGAATCCCGACGAAGAAAATCCTCTCACGACTGGGCATCGAGCCCAAATGGGAACGCCACACCGATTCCCGGATCGCGCATTTCAAACTGACCCGTCCCAAGGGCAAACGGCTGAAGCGGCTCTATCTGAGCGTGTTGTTCTGGTTTGTCGGCCGGGCCGTTGAGGCGGGGCCAAGGGTGGACCGTGACGTCCGCCAGATCTGTGCCGCCCTTCCCGAGGGATTGACTTTTTCCCTGGGAGTCGCGCCGGACGGCCCGGCCATGATCGTGGGCAAGGACCGGCGGGGTAAAATTCGCTACTGGGGAGGTGACACCACCGACCGCCTCATCGACGTCAAACTGACCATCAAGAATATCGAAGCGGCCATGCTGCTCTTCACATTCCGGGAAGCCACCACCACTGCCGTGGCCCGAAACCGCTTGATCGTTGACGGCGATATTGGTATTGCCTGCAGCGTCGTACGTATACTGGACGTGGTGGAGACCTTCCTGCTCCCCAAGGCACTGGCCCGCCTGGCGGTTCGGCGCTATCCGAATTGGTCGCCTCTTCGCAAATACGGCGGGCGCATCCTGATTTATTTGCGTGCCGTTCTGGGGGTGTAGGCCTGATCGGAAGCGTGACTTTACCAGCAAGGAGGGGACGCATTGGCTGAAGCGTTTTCTTTTTTCTCTCCCCTTAAAATCAATTGCGGCAGTCATGCCTTGGACCATCTGCCCTTTGAACTGTCCGTCCATGGTGCCCGGGCACCGTTGATCCTGGCGAGCCCGGAGCAGATCGATCGGCCTCGTCTGGCCAAGGTGGTCAATGCGTTCAAGACGTCCGGCCTGACCCTGGGTATCTATGATCGACTTGCTGATCGTCCGGAAGCGGATCTGATTCCGCTTCTCACCCAAATGTTCCGTGACGGGAACTGTGACAGCCTGGTTGCCGTGGGCAGCGGAGCCGTCGTGGATGCGGCCAAATGCCTCAACCTGGTCGTACCGGCGGATCCGTTTAACGGAAAAAGGGACCGTGACCGTCTGCGTCCATTGATGCTGGTGGCCGTACCGGGCGGTAACGGGGACGAGGCGACCGGCTACGCCAGCGACGGGAAGCAGCGCCTGGCCTCTGCGGAACTGGTTCCATCGGTTGTTTTTATCGATCCGGAAATGATGCATCTGTCCGATGAACGCGCGATCGTCAATGCTGCGCTGGTGGCGCTGGTGCATGCTGTCGAGGCCTTCCTGGAAGATTCCATCGGACCGCCCGGCCATGCCTACGCCATTGCCGCCATTGGCTTGATCGTGGAAAACCTGCCGGTGGTGCTGCACAGCAACGGGGCTGAGCGACGGCGTTGCCTGCAAGGGCTGGTCAACGGTCAGGTGGCGGCCGGCATTGCGTTTTATGCGGCTGAACCGGGGATTTGCCACGGCCTGAGTCTGCGTTTAAAAGCGGCGACATCACTTCCCGAAGGTTTTCTGATGGCAACCCTGCTGCCCCATCTGCTCGAAATCGCAGCGAGCGTGAAACCGCAGGCGGTTGGCCGTCTGCTCGATCCCATTGCCGGCAGTGAAGTCCACGCGCTGACAGCCGATGAATTGAAGGCGGCCCGGGCAACCGCCCGGATCTGGGAATTTTTCGAATCCCTTAATGCCGAGATGGCCCTGCCGGTTCCCACTTCATTGGCGGATGCCGGAATCAGCGAGGCCCAACTCAATCGGATACTGTCCACCGATAGCGCCGCACTTCAGGACGATGCCGTGAAACAGATGGTTGCTCGTGCCCAAAAAGGGATTTGTCTGGTGGATGACCCCGCAAGGATTGATGCATGACGATACCGGGGTACTACGAATTTTTCTGTCCGGTAAGAACCGCGGCCGGTCATCAAGTCTTGGAGCAGATCCCGCAACTGCTTGGCGATCTGAATGTCAGGCGTCCGATGATCATCACCGATAAGGGCGTTACCGGAGCCGGTATTGTGGATGTGCTAAAATCCGCCATGGGACCGGCGGTGGAGATCGGGGCCATGGATGATACGGTCCCGCCGGATTCCGATTTGGCGGTGGTTGGGCATCTGGCCGGCGTCTACCGGGAAAACCGGTGTGATGCCATTCTGGCCGTGGGCGGGGGATCGGTAATGGACACGGCCAAAGGGGTCAATATCCTCGTTTCCGAAAATGGCGATAATCTGAAAGCCTTTGAAGGCGCCGGGAAACTGACCCGGCCACTGCGCCCCCTGATCGCCATCCCCACCACCGCCGGAACCGGCTCCGAAGCGACGCGGGTGACCATGATCAAAGATCATGTGCAGAAACGGGAAATCATCTTCAATTCACCGTTTTTGCTGCCGGATGTGGCGATTCTTGATCCGCGGATGACCCTGAGCCTGCCGCCGGCAATCACGGCGGCCACGGCCATGGATGCCCTGAGCCATGCCGTGGAGGCCTATATCTGCCTGGCCAAAAACCCCCTTAGCGACGCCCATGCATTGATGGCCATTGAATTGATTGGCCAGAATCTTCTGCCCGTGGTAGACCAGCCGGACAATGCGGACGGTCGCCTGGCCCTGGCCCTGGGCGCCCACCTGGCCGGTATGGCCTTCTCCAATTCCATGGTGGGGATGGTGCACACCCTGGGCCATGCGGTCGGCGCTGTCTGCGGGGTACCCCACGGCACCTGTATGGCGATCCTGCTTCCCTATGGGCTGGAATACAACATGCACAAATGCGCTCACTGGATCGCTGAACTCCTTTTTCCACTGGCCGGCGCGCAGGTGGTGGCCCGGACACCGGTGCATCTTCGGGAAAGGCAGGTGGTGGCGGCCATCCGGCAGTTGAACCAGCGGCTGCACCGGAAAACCGGTGGCCGTCACGCCCGCTGTTTCAAGGAAGTGACCGGTCCGGACGGCAGTGCCCAGGTACCGATCGAACGGCTATCGGATATCGCCGACAACGCATTGAACGATGGCTCCATTTTTTACAATCCCGAAGAACTGGACCGTGAAGATCTGCTGATGGTCATGTCTCACGCCTGGGAGGGTACCCCTTTGGATCAAAACCGAGTCATCAAAGGAAATTGAACCATACCATGACCGACGCGACAAAAAATGTTTACCACCGCACCTATCCCATCTCTTGGGAACAGCTGCACCGTGACGCCCGCGCACTGTCCTGGCGTCTGCATGAAATGGGCCCCTGGCAGGGAATCATCGCCATTACCCGGGGAGGGCTCGTCCCGGCCGCCATCATCGCCCGAGAACTGGAAATCCGACTGGTTGACACGATCTGTATCGCGAGCTACGCTGGTCGCGATCAGGGAGAAATCCAGGTGCTCAAACCCACTTCCGGTGATGGTACAGGCTGGCTAT
This window harbors:
- a CDS encoding HD domain-containing protein; translation: MLNDQLIHLKSWFHTYSHDFLTGDAEADGPHTLKIDHTARVCENICHLARSIGMTERQQRMAEAVGLFHDVGRFEQYQRFGTFNDHKSVNHAALGVKVLETANVLDRLDGDRRALLLDAIRFHNAPALPGNKPAETTLFMRLIRDADKLDIWKVFADYYRHDQVPEPAIVQYLADTPACSDAIIDAIGQHRMAKFQHMRSINDFKLLQLSWVFDIQFIETLVQAGKRGDLRVIADSLPDNAAVQGAVSVVMAKVASATP
- the xerD gene encoding site-specific tyrosine recombinase XerD; its protein translation is MVAGGDYDQRVEQYLAFLTVEKGLSKKTISAYTTDLVRFGRFIEQQQIASVGRIDTAMVLKYLIELRQAGLGARSRARHLVSLRGFFKFLTQEKIIDQNPAQRIDLPKTGLQLPDVLTVADVEALLSAPDSAKPEGLRDTAMLEMLYGAGLRVSELIGMEINAVNLDAGFVRVFGKGSRERIVPVGRVALAAIRNYLAHARPVLLKARTCSALFVTRRGSAMTRQGFWYLIGRYGRQCGLKQKITPHSLRHSFATHLLEGGADLRAVQMMLGHADIATTQIYTHVAQRQLLAAHKKYHPRG
- a CDS encoding M24 family metallopeptidase; translation: MTPIISNRIEKTRAALAKNDLDGLMVSVQENRFYLSGFTGEDTQFDESAGVLIITPTRLVLATDSRYDLQAKSEAAGYEVVIYKKGLEQELPGIADSLGIRRMGFESARLSHKQYAAFAKALNTVSPPMELVPTENLIENLRKIKSDDEVARTVSALRLAEKAFVQVLDGLRPGLTEKQVAWSMEKAMREAGAQGLSFPVIVASGPNSALPHAIPTDRPLSTGEPILFDWGARLNEYCSDTTRTVVMGQPDDRFRKVFDTVVTARDKATAAIRAGASGMDVDRVARDYIHSSGFVDRFGHSLGHGTGLAVHESPRLSPIKDERLETGMIVTVEPGIYLPGWGGIRMENQVVVAEDGARVLNDPAPFDPILKI
- the elbB gene encoding isoprenoid biosynthesis glyoxalase ElbB, with the protein product MTHNVGVLLSGCGVFDGSEIHEAVLTLLFLDRAGATVQCMAPDAEQLHVIDHLTQTPSEESRNVLVESARIARGEIKGVAAVGADDIDALIIPGGFGAAKNLSDFAVNGPEATVHPDVQRLLDEMVAKSKPIGAICIAPATLTRALGSHSPQVTIGNDVGTAAAIQAMGGTHKECRVDQICVDEANRLVTTPAYMLGPGIKDVAIGIEKLVEKVLSLC
- a CDS encoding aldehyde ferredoxin oxidoreductase family protein — protein: MSTIVGTSNRIIEINLSTSEIDEFEVTENDRRQYLGGKGLGLKLLYERIQQGAEPLGEENWLAFMMGVLMGTGAPCSGRFSVVTKSPLTGIMLSASCGGPFGMAYKTAGYDGLLITGKATSPVVVVVDEDGARISNGSHLWGLNTQDTQQRVNPEGKAGVLAIGPAGENGVRFANVASGHRFVGRGGVGAVMGAKNLKAIVARGKHCKIVPADPKRFVKAKKRASAYIARNPTTADDYRHFGTASHVKWCNAAGILPVRNFSRGSHPQADQVSGETMRQRYNSRPRTCKPCSIMCGHKGTLPDGTTCQVPEYESLGLLGPNLGIFEPDAIARLNERCGLLGLDTISAGAVLAWCMEAGEKGLIQTELKFGSVDGLHQALDDMAHRNGWGDQMADGTRCLAERYGGSDFAIHVKGLEVPAYDPRGSWGQGLAYAVANRGACHLSAGMFALEVTFGLLDPYTPRGKARFVRFFENLYAAVNSLVTCQFTAFAYTLEPPVVKYTPAWLLRWIMRYLPWLAIGLTDVSVYSALWRSVTGEKLNQWQLLSAGARIHVLERLMNTGDGISRKDDTLPQRMLTQARGDDPEGRTVPLQSMLDDYYRLRGYDLLGIPTKKILSRLGIEPKWERHTDSRIAHFKLTRPKGKRLKRLYLSVLFWFVGRAVEAGPRVDRDVRQICAALPEGLTFSLGVAPDGPAMIVGKDRRGKIRYWGGDTTDRLIDVKLTIKNIEAAMLLFTFREATTTAVARNRLIVDGDIGIACSVVRILDVVETFLLPKALARLAVRRYPNWSPLRKYGGRILIYLRAVLGV
- a CDS encoding iron-containing alcohol dehydrogenase: MAEAFSFFSPLKINCGSHALDHLPFELSVHGARAPLILASPEQIDRPRLAKVVNAFKTSGLTLGIYDRLADRPEADLIPLLTQMFRDGNCDSLVAVGSGAVVDAAKCLNLVVPADPFNGKRDRDRLRPLMLVAVPGGNGDEATGYASDGKQRLASAELVPSVVFIDPEMMHLSDERAIVNAALVALVHAVEAFLEDSIGPPGHAYAIAAIGLIVENLPVVLHSNGAERRRCLQGLVNGQVAAGIAFYAAEPGICHGLSLRLKAATSLPEGFLMATLLPHLLEIAASVKPQAVGRLLDPIAGSEVHALTADELKAARATARIWEFFESLNAEMALPVPTSLADAGISEAQLNRILSTDSAALQDDAVKQMVARAQKGICLVDDPARIDA
- a CDS encoding iron-containing alcohol dehydrogenase, yielding MTIPGYYEFFCPVRTAAGHQVLEQIPQLLGDLNVRRPMIITDKGVTGAGIVDVLKSAMGPAVEIGAMDDTVPPDSDLAVVGHLAGVYRENRCDAILAVGGGSVMDTAKGVNILVSENGDNLKAFEGAGKLTRPLRPLIAIPTTAGTGSEATRVTMIKDHVQKREIIFNSPFLLPDVAILDPRMTLSLPPAITAATAMDALSHAVEAYICLAKNPLSDAHALMAIELIGQNLLPVVDQPDNADGRLALALGAHLAGMAFSNSMVGMVHTLGHAVGAVCGVPHGTCMAILLPYGLEYNMHKCAHWIAELLFPLAGAQVVARTPVHLRERQVVAAIRQLNQRLHRKTGGRHARCFKEVTGPDGSAQVPIERLSDIADNALNDGSIFYNPEELDREDLLMVMSHAWEGTPLDQNRVIKGN
- the gpt gene encoding xanthine phosphoribosyltransferase, giving the protein MTDATKNVYHRTYPISWEQLHRDARALSWRLHEMGPWQGIIAITRGGLVPAAIIARELEIRLVDTICIASYAGRDQGEIQVLKPTSGDGTGWLLVDDLVDTGKTARLVRKMVPKAHFATIYAKPAGRPLVDTFMTEVSQDTWILFPWDSEIQFVQPIVERNNT